In Anser cygnoides isolate HZ-2024a breed goose chromosome 31, Taihu_goose_T2T_genome, whole genome shotgun sequence, the following are encoded in one genomic region:
- the PSMB6 gene encoding LOW QUALITY PROTEIN: proteasome subunit beta type-6 (The sequence of the model RefSeq protein was modified relative to this genomic sequence to represent the inferred CDS: inserted 1 base in 1 codon): MAAVTARAAAAAGPWAGPGAWTGPWDGTGTGTGIGTGIGAGAGAGVVAWGGPGPAGLHRDWTEEAVSTGTTIMAVEFDGGVVIGADSRTTTGSYVANRVTDKLTPVHDRIFCCRSGSAADTQAVADAVAYQLAFHSIELEEPPRVRTAARLFQQSCYRYRQELTAGIIVAGWDRRRGGQVYVVPMGGXLLRQPFAVGGSGSSYVYGFVDAAFRPGMSRERCEEFTAQALALAMARDGSSGGVVRLAAITEEGVERRVLAGAELPGGEGGPRPEGREGDILGGGGGGDTQKNRGGVPDLGGGNKRLR, translated from the exons ATGGCGGCGGTGACtgcgcgggcggcggcggcggcggggccttgggccgggcccggggcctGGACGGGGCCTTGGGACGGgaccgggaccggcaccggaATCGGAACCGGAatcggggccggggccggggccggggtcgTGGCGTGGGGCGGGCCGGGACCCGCCGGGCTCCACCGGGACTGGACCGAAGAGGCCGTCAGCACCGGC accACCATCATGGCCGTGGAGTTCGACGGCGGCGTCGTCATCGGGGCCGACTCGCGCACCACCACGGG ATCCTACGTGGCCAACCGCGTGACGGACAAGCTGACCCCCGTCCACGACCGCATCTTCTGCTGCCGCTCGGGCTCGGCGGCCGACACGCAGGCGGTGGCCGACGCCGTGGCTTACCAGCTGGCCTTCCACAG tATTGAGCTGGAGGAGCCCCCCCGCGTGCGCACGGCCGCCCGCCtcttccagcagagctgctaCCGCTACCGCCAGGAGCTCACCGCCGGCATCATCGTCGCCGGCTGGGATCGCCGCCGGGGGGG gcaggtgtACGTGGTGCCCATGGGGG TCCTGCTGCGGCAGCCCTTCGCCGTGGGGGGGTCGGGGAGCTCCTACGTCTACGGCTTCGTGGACGCCGCCTTCAGGCCCGGGATGAGCAGGGAGCGCTGCGAGGAGTTCACGGCGCAGG CGCTGGCGCTGGCGATGGCGCGGGACGGCTCGAGCGGCGGCGTGGTGCGGCTGGCGGCCATCACCGAGGAGGGCGTCGAGCGCCGCGTCCTGGCGGGGGCCGAGCtgccggggggcgaggggggccCCCGGCCTGAGGGACGCGaaggggacattttggggggggggggggggggggacacacaaaagaaccgggggggggtccccgaccTCGGCGGGGGCAATAAACGGCTCCGGTGA